CGTCAGGAACCGGCTCGGCCAGATCGTTGGCGACCGCGCCTTCCACCGGCGAATACTGGAAACAGCCGACACGATCCAGTTGCGCCTCTTCCAGGAAATCCAGAAGGTCCTGAAACTCTTCTTCGGTTTCGCCCGGGAAACCGACAATAAAGGTTGAACGGATCGTCAGGTTCGGCACCTGCTCACGCCATTTTTTAATGCGTTCCAAAGTTCTATCGACATTGCCAGGACGCTTCATCGCTTTCAGGACACGAGGATTGGCGTGCTGCAACGGCATATCCAGATACGGCAGGATCTTCCCTTCGGCCATCAGAGGAATCACTTCCTCGACATTCGGGTAAGGATAAACATAGTGCAAACGCACCCAGAAATTCTCGACACCGCCCATTTCGCCCAAGGCTTCGCATAGACCGACCATAGAGGTTTTGGTCGGACGACCGTCGGCAAAATCGGTTTTATATTTAACATCGACACCGTAAGCGGCGGTATCCTGCGACACGACGAGAAGTTCTTTAACACCGGCTTCCTTAAGACGTTTTGCTTCGGAAATAACATCGGCTACAGGACGACTGACCAGATCACCGCGCATTGACGGAATGATGCAGAAAGTACAACGGTGATTACACCCTTCGGATATTTTCAGGTAAGCGAAATGTTTCGGCGTCAGCTTAACACCCTGAGGTGGAACCAGGTCGACAAACGGATTATGCTGCGGGGGCGGAACCACATCATGCACCGCCTGAACCACTTCCTGATAAGCGGCCGGGCCGGAGACAGCCAATACTTTCGGGTGAACTTCGGTAATCACATCTTCTTTCGCACCGAGACAGCCGGTAACAATAACTTTACCGTTCTCTTCCAGAGCTTCGCCAATGGTGTCCAGAGATTCCTGAACGGCGCTGTCAATAAAACCGCACGTATTGACGATAACCGTATCGGCGTCTTCATAGCTGTTAGTCAGCTGATAACCTTCGGTACGCAATTGAGTCAGAATACGTTCGGTATCGACCGTCGCTTTCGGACAACCGAGACTGATAACACCGATCGTAGGATTCTGTTTAGACATAATTTCCACCACTGCTTAAAATTCGTGGCGCTATTTTAGCCCAAAGCCTCTGCTAACGATAGTTACTCCTCAGTATCAAAATCCATGCTTGCGAAATTATTCTTCCCTGAAGTGACATTTATTTCTGAAAATACAGCTTACGCAATCGCGCCCCTGACAGGCGCTTAAACAAAATCTCTTGATCTCCTGCTTAGCTTGCGCATGCAACGGACGTAATTCACTTGGACGAATCGCCCCCTCACGAATCAAACGCTCAAGGATATGTGCCGGCAGGGCTACGGCCAATTCATCGGCCTGAACCTCTGTTGTCTCCAACTGCTGTGAAGACCGCAAATAATGAATTTTAGGACTCATAAAGAAACCTCCTGGAACCTCAATACATATTATTAATAGTAATTATTATCATTTCGCTTGACTTTTGCAACCCCAATCAACAAAATAGCAAACACAAATCATTATCATTAAGCTTACGTTTATAAAGATAAGCAAAGATAAGCTCTGTAACTTAATACAAATATTTAACAAAGATAAGACAAACAGGAAATAGAATGCCGTTTACCCGTCCTAGTTTCATTAGACTTAAACCTTTACAGATTGCCCTACTCATCGGCTTAACCGGCACAGCACAGGCCGGAACTGAACTGAACACCATTACCGTCGAGGAGACAAACCTGCAATCCAAATCGCAAATGCTGGAAGTAAAAGATGACACCGTGCATACCGAAAGCGTTTCAGCCAAAAAAATCGAACAGAAACAGGCTGCCAATCTGGCTCAGGCCATTGCCGACGAACCGGGCGTGCGTGTAAGTAACGAATGCTCTATGTGCGGCGTAAAACGCATTATGCTTAACGGGCTCAAAGGCGAGCATACGACATTGATGACCAACGGCGTACCGAATAGTTCGATCGTGGAAGGTTTCTACGGTTTTGATGCGATTCCGATGGCGGGCGTCAGTGCCATTGAAATATCCCGTGGTGCCGGCCCCTCCCTGATAGCTCCCGAAGCGATCGGTGGTGTCGTTAATGTCGTCACCAGCGCCCCCAGAGAAGATCGCCTGATTATCGACCTTTCGCAGGGAAATCAGGAATACCGTAAATATCAGCTCTCCGGCAGTAAAGTCTCCAAAGATGGAAAAACAGCTATGGCGGTTTCCGCACAGAGCGATAATCTCGATCAGTACGACCAGGACGATAACTGGGTTAATGAATCCCCTGCACTGGAAAATCGAGCGCTGAATGCGCAACTCTGGCATCAAGTCGACACGAACAACCGGGTTGAATTCCGCATCGAAGATCAGCAGTCAGAAATTTTCGGCGGACCTGTCGTTGGCTCACCATTAGCTGAATCCCGCAATGATGCCCGCACTCAGGAAGCAACCGATAACCCCGGTTTTATCGGAGACTCGATCAATAACACACCGAACAGCACCACAACGGCTCGTGATTTTCTCGAAAACATTCAGTCCGAAAAGC
The genomic region above belongs to Thiomicrorhabdus xiamenensis and contains:
- the rimO gene encoding 30S ribosomal protein S12 methylthiotransferase RimO, with the translated sequence MSKQNPTIGVISLGCPKATVDTERILTQLRTEGYQLTNSYEDADTVIVNTCGFIDSAVQESLDTIGEALEENGKVIVTGCLGAKEDVITEVHPKVLAVSGPAAYQEVVQAVHDVVPPPQHNPFVDLVPPQGVKLTPKHFAYLKISEGCNHRCTFCIIPSMRGDLVSRPVADVISEAKRLKEAGVKELLVVSQDTAAYGVDVKYKTDFADGRPTKTSMVGLCEALGEMGGVENFWVRLHYVYPYPNVEEVIPLMAEGKILPYLDMPLQHANPRVLKAMKRPGNVDRTLERIKKWREQVPNLTIRSTFIVGFPGETEEEFQDLLDFLEEAQLDRVGCFQYSPVEGAVANDLAEPVPDEIKQDRWERFMETQQRISAAKMQAKVGQTMQVLVDEIDDQGAVARSMADAPEIDGLVFIEDGHHLQPGQFVQVEIVAADAYDLWAKPVEEFAEQETSFIELG